The sequence GTCACGGGAAATCAGGTCCTTGTGCCGCGCCAGCTCGAGCAGAACCTCGCCATTGGTCGGCTGCAGCGCGATGAGCTGGATGAGCAGGCCCTCGACCCGATCCGGCTGCCGCTTTGCCTGGGCGACGGATACCTCGGTCAGCATCAGGCTGACTTTTCCCTCCTCCGATATTTTCTCCCCGGCCTTCTTGCGCACTTGGGAGATGAAATCGTCCGCCTTGTCCGGGTAGCCGTAGTCGCTGAGGATTTTCGCGGATTTCAGGGTGCGGGGAATGTCGAGCTCATCCGATTTATCCATTGCGGCGAGGTAGGCGTAGAGAGCGAGCTGCGGCTCGTTGCGATCCATGTAGAGGTTGCCGAGGAGGTTGAGGTTCGATTCATCGGCGAGGCCTTTGAGGCGCAGCACCTCCAGGTTCACCGCAGCCTCATCCTTGCGCTCCATGGCGAGGAGGGCGTTGGTTTGCTGGAGCCAGAGCTGTTTTTCATTCGGGTTCTCCTCGATCAGGGAGCCGATCAGGCTGGATGCCTCGAGGAACTTGTCCTGCGCCATCAATGCCTGTGCGAGGCCGAGCTTCCAGTCGCGGGAATTCGGGTCAAGCAGGTATGCCTGGCGGTATGCGTTCTCGCTGGCGAGCGCGTTCTTTTTCTGAAGGTGACAATAGCCGAGCAGTCCGTAGGCGCGGCTGGAATTCTCGCCCAGCTCAATGGCCTTCTGGAGCATTGGCAGCGCTTCCTCCGTCATGTTCTTGGAAATGTAGAGGTAACCGAGGTTCGTGTAGGCGCGGCGGAAGCGCGGGAAGCGGCGTATCGCCTCTAGGAATGCGCGACTCGCCTCGTCGGTGCGATCCGCCTGGAAGTAGAGGTTGCCCAAGACGAAAACCATCGCCGGGCTGATCTCTCCCTTGGGCACCTCGGGATCGCTTGGGTTCTCAATGACCTGGATGAAGCGGACGATCTCCTGCTCCGCCTCGCGGAAACGACCGCCATCGAACATTTCACGCACCGTGACGAGCAGTGCCTGCTCCTCGTTGGA comes from Akkermansiaceae bacterium and encodes:
- a CDS encoding tetratricopeptide repeat protein, translated to MKTKLSGNLRLSACIPLSSLPLTMFRFILPTIFLSTIVSHAERIIPPANLFRDPTFVRDFVGSYGFLSDVEPKVSNEEQALLVTVREMFDGGRFREAEQEIVRFIQVIENPSDPEVPKGEISPAMVFVLGNLYFQADRTDEASRAFLEAIRRFPRFRRAYTNLGYLYISKNMTEEALPMLQKAIELGENSSRAYGLLGYCHLQKKNALASENAYRQAYLLDPNSRDWKLGLAQALMAQDKFLEASSLIGSLIEENPNEKQLWLQQTNALLAMERKDEAAVNLEVLRLKGLADESNLNLLGNLYMDRNEPQLALYAYLAAMDKSDELDIPRTLKSAKILSDYGYPDKADDFISQVRKKAGEKISEEGKVSLMLTEVSVAQAKRQPDRVEGLLIQLIALQPTNGEVLLELARHKDLISRDEEDGEKRAELVVEARTNYQLAARIESVAYPANLGLGQMLVRERRYVEALPNLQAALALKKSDSLEQYASRVRRAADRQEDRAKKEEQE